Proteins encoded by one window of Kribbella italica:
- a CDS encoding ABC transporter substrate-binding protein — protein sequence MPVFVYDSGTDQPFTSGNQVPPNDIIRLAGGRNIFVDLEARWIQVSREAVTKAAPEVVIILDYGNQLAQKQLDFLKTSARNKNLPTVRNNRFFVLGYNEGISGPRITDGLEKFAAYLRDLDR from the coding sequence GTGCCGGTCTTCGTGTACGACTCGGGGACCGACCAGCCGTTCACCTCCGGCAACCAGGTCCCGCCCAACGACATCATCCGGCTCGCCGGCGGACGCAACATCTTCGTCGACCTGGAGGCCCGCTGGATCCAGGTCAGCCGGGAGGCGGTCACCAAGGCGGCGCCGGAGGTCGTCATCATCCTCGACTACGGCAACCAGCTCGCGCAGAAGCAGCTCGACTTCCTGAAGACCTCCGCCCGGAACAAGAACCTCCCCACCGTCCGGAACAACCGGTTCTTCGTCCTCGGCTACAACGAAGGCATCAGCGGACCCCGCATCACCGATGGCTTGGAGAAGTTCGCCGCCTATCTGCGCGATCTCGACCGGTGA
- a CDS encoding FAD-binding oxidoreductase has product MNIPENDSDLLTAEVESLRQRLTGTVALPQDAGYKTAEPWNLTAVVNPAAVVLAANSGDVAEAVRFATAHRLKLAVQATGHGGVSLGADVLLVHTGGLSECSVDAAAGTARVGAGVTAQQLIDAATEHGLAPILGSAGTVSVAGFISGGGVGPLVTTFGLSSDYVQALDVVTADGEVRRVSATDHPELFWAFRGGKGTVGIITAIELELVRLETLQGGALYFDGADASVVLRTWAEWSANVPDEVTTSVALVNLPAVPGVPEVLAGRLTVAVRFASTLSQKASELVLAPLRSAGVKPILDSVGTMPYRDIGHIHAEPAMPMPLAQDQRLLTSLPTEAIDAIVQVAGPDSQSPLKVVEIRRLGGALSAPRGEEGAFSNRELPYALTAIGLPGDAVASAISETFAGVSSWSNGASFVNFAVPGDPGGFSSAYDDDTRRKLAQLAERYDPNGILLTAGWLSAD; this is encoded by the coding sequence ATGAATATCCCCGAAAACGATTCCGACTTGCTGACTGCGGAGGTGGAGTCGCTACGGCAGCGACTGACCGGAACCGTCGCCCTCCCCCAAGACGCCGGGTACAAGACGGCGGAACCGTGGAACCTGACCGCCGTGGTGAACCCCGCGGCAGTCGTCCTGGCAGCCAACAGCGGCGATGTCGCCGAGGCGGTTCGGTTCGCCACAGCGCACCGGCTGAAGCTTGCCGTTCAGGCCACCGGGCACGGTGGAGTGAGCCTGGGCGCCGACGTGCTGCTGGTCCACACCGGCGGCCTGTCGGAGTGCTCGGTCGACGCCGCAGCGGGAACCGCTCGGGTCGGCGCTGGCGTGACCGCTCAGCAGTTGATCGACGCCGCGACCGAGCACGGTCTTGCGCCGATCCTCGGATCCGCCGGCACTGTCAGTGTCGCGGGATTCATCAGCGGCGGCGGAGTCGGTCCGCTAGTGACGACTTTCGGCCTGTCGTCCGATTACGTCCAGGCGCTCGACGTGGTCACCGCGGATGGAGAGGTACGACGGGTGTCCGCCACCGATCACCCCGAGCTGTTCTGGGCGTTCCGGGGCGGCAAGGGCACCGTCGGCATCATCACGGCGATCGAGCTCGAACTCGTGCGGCTGGAGACGCTTCAGGGCGGCGCCCTCTACTTCGACGGAGCTGATGCATCGGTGGTCCTGCGCACCTGGGCGGAGTGGTCGGCCAACGTACCCGACGAGGTGACGACCTCCGTCGCGCTGGTTAACCTGCCGGCCGTACCGGGCGTACCCGAGGTTCTCGCGGGACGCCTGACCGTCGCGGTCCGCTTCGCCAGCACCTTGTCGCAGAAGGCATCCGAACTCGTGCTCGCTCCCCTCCGGTCGGCAGGAGTCAAACCGATCCTGGACTCCGTCGGCACGATGCCGTACCGCGACATCGGGCACATCCACGCCGAACCCGCGATGCCGATGCCGTTGGCCCAGGACCAGCGGCTGCTGACGAGCCTGCCCACCGAGGCCATCGACGCGATCGTCCAGGTGGCCGGCCCGGACTCTCAGTCACCGCTAAAGGTCGTCGAGATCCGCCGTCTCGGCGGCGCTCTGTCGGCCCCACGCGGTGAAGAAGGGGCCTTCAGCAACCGTGAGCTCCCCTATGCCCTGACCGCGATTGGTCTGCCGGGTGACGCCGTAGCCTCGGCGATCAGCGAGACCTTCGCCGGTGTCTCGTCCTGGTCGAACGGCGCGTCGTTCGTCAACTTCGCCGTACCGGGAGACCCGGGCGGATTCTCCAGCGCGTACGACGACGACACCCGGCGCAAGCTCGCGCAACTTGCGGAGCGTTACGACCCGAACGGGATCCTGCTGACAGCGGGATGGCTCTCGGCTGACTAG
- a CDS encoding nuclear transport factor 2 family protein, with product MSKNIPDLARAVLAAADAQDTDRLVAVCHDDVVFRFGSTEPVHGRTGIEAASRAYNQFVARVHHDVLDLWEPEQGVAVIVVEVDYLTQDGRELRLPCCNILRFRDDLVIDYRIYMDAGPVFNAS from the coding sequence ATGAGCAAGAACATTCCCGACCTGGCCCGCGCCGTCCTGGCCGCGGCGGACGCCCAGGACACCGACCGGCTGGTCGCCGTCTGCCACGATGATGTCGTCTTCCGGTTCGGGAGCACCGAGCCGGTACATGGCCGGACCGGAATCGAGGCGGCCAGTCGCGCCTACAACCAGTTCGTCGCCCGGGTGCACCACGACGTACTGGACCTGTGGGAGCCCGAGCAGGGCGTTGCGGTCATCGTCGTAGAGGTGGACTACCTGACCCAGGACGGCCGCGAGCTGCGGCTGCCGTGCTGCAACATCCTGCGGTTCCGGGACGACCTGGTGATCGACTACAGGATCTACATGGACGCCGGACCGGTGTTCAACGCTTCGTGA
- a CDS encoding RidA family protein, translating to MSLRHLDPAGLHPVPGVLSHAVVAEQAGLVYLSGQVAWNAAGELVGEGDHGLQAEQIVRNIDTALAAVGTDRTRVIKETIYIADYRPDVVDAIFAALRQGATTPPPAQTLVGVASLYSPLFLVEIDIVAAL from the coding sequence ATGTCGCTTCGTCATCTCGACCCTGCAGGCCTGCACCCAGTGCCCGGAGTTCTCAGCCACGCCGTCGTGGCCGAGCAGGCCGGCCTCGTCTACCTGTCCGGACAGGTCGCCTGGAACGCCGCCGGTGAACTGGTCGGCGAAGGTGATCACGGGCTGCAGGCCGAGCAGATCGTCCGCAACATCGATACCGCGCTCGCCGCCGTCGGGACCGACCGGACCCGGGTGATCAAGGAGACCATCTACATCGCCGACTATCGGCCGGACGTCGTCGATGCGATCTTCGCAGCGCTTCGCCAAGGCGCCACGACGCCACCGCCGGCCCAGACCCTGGTCGGGGTCGCCTCGCTCTACTCGCCACTGTTCCTGGTCGAGATCGACATCGTCGCCGCCCTCTGA
- a CDS encoding TIGR03619 family F420-dependent LLM class oxidoreductase, with product MKHAVVSFLSDYGIQPVALGRAVEERGFDALFLTEHTHIPLSRRTPYPAGGELPEHYKRTYDPLIALTAIAGATTTLQLGTGIALINQHHPLVLAKQTASLDRLSSGRFELGVGPGWNVEEMANHGVDSGRRTLRMLEHIEAIRAVWTNDEAQFHGKFVDFGPVWSWPKPEHAPPVLIAGYGPSVLDRVLSHGDGWLPIGVGASDVDEFAVRIADLRSRAADLGRPRPSVTLYGAEQTPEVLRAYADAGVDRVLFELVNHGQIGGSREEDRALDELDRLAALRA from the coding sequence GTGAAGCACGCTGTGGTGTCGTTCCTGTCCGACTACGGAATCCAGCCGGTCGCGCTGGGCCGCGCGGTGGAGGAGCGCGGTTTCGACGCCCTGTTCCTCACCGAGCACACCCACATCCCGCTCAGCCGGCGCACTCCGTATCCGGCCGGCGGAGAGCTGCCCGAGCACTACAAGCGGACCTACGACCCGCTGATCGCGCTGACCGCGATCGCCGGTGCAACGACCACGCTGCAACTAGGGACCGGCATCGCGCTGATCAATCAGCACCATCCGCTGGTGCTGGCCAAGCAGACCGCCTCCCTCGATCGGCTCTCCAGCGGGCGTTTCGAACTGGGCGTCGGACCGGGCTGGAACGTGGAGGAGATGGCCAACCACGGCGTCGATTCCGGCCGGCGCACCCTACGGATGCTCGAGCACATCGAGGCCATCCGCGCGGTCTGGACCAACGACGAGGCGCAGTTCCACGGCAAGTTCGTCGACTTCGGCCCGGTGTGGTCCTGGCCCAAGCCCGAGCACGCGCCCCCGGTGCTCATTGCCGGCTACGGCCCGAGCGTGCTTGACCGGGTGCTGTCGCACGGTGACGGCTGGCTGCCCATCGGGGTCGGAGCATCCGACGTCGACGAGTTCGCGGTCCGCATCGCCGACCTGCGCTCCCGTGCGGCGGATCTCGGTCGGCCGCGGCCTTCGGTGACGCTCTACGGCGCCGAGCAGACCCCCGAAGTCCTGCGCGCCTATGCGGACGCCGGCGTCGATCGGGTGCTGTTCGAGCTGGTCAACCACGGACAGATCGGCGGATCCCGCGAGGAGGACCGTGCCCTCGACGAGCTCGACCGGCTCGCCGCCCTGCGTGCGTGA
- a CDS encoding glycoside hydrolase family 127 protein translates to MTSTTSDGAGPAMPIAATVLRPLPLRAVRLAGGVLGELQQTNAAVSIPSGAEHLDQQQAWDNYRNVAKDVTAAQYHGPNYEDGEVYKWLEAVAWEVGRSEDATLREWLRARTELIAAAQDDDGYLGTFVQSGQRDERYGRLDFDHEIFNMGALIQSAVAQYRATSRTELLDVALRAADHLHREFGTGPGQREGFCGHPVAELALVELYRTTGERRYLDLARYFVEARGRLLLAPGNPHRAAYLSDRVPVRETRTPEGHAVRAVYLAAGATDVAIETGDEDLLARLEAQWDAMVQTKMYVNGGLGSRWSGESFGNPYELPSDVAYGETCAAVAGVQWSWRLLLATGKAKYAELIEWQLYNAILPAVSLDRTRYFYVNALQVRADSDDADDRAPSNGRQHWFGTSCCPTNLMRTFASLQHYVATVADSTLQIHQYAAGTVDAGELSVSVETDYPSTGRVVLTIREAPTTEAGLALRIPSWAHGAELTIGDETHPGAAGQYLKVSRVWQPGDRLVLLLPMAPRFLYGHPRVEGTHGAVALSRGPLLYAVEQADHSEVVDDLVLTGASLTEAPVADGPPAIATMGAVQTLPTQLYADEPAPLGAVVPMRAVPYYQWGNRELGPMKVWLPYRGRSS, encoded by the coding sequence ATGACATCGACAACGTCCGACGGCGCAGGTCCGGCAATGCCGATCGCGGCAACGGTGCTGCGGCCGTTGCCGCTGCGTGCCGTCCGCCTGGCCGGTGGTGTTCTCGGCGAGTTGCAGCAGACCAATGCGGCGGTGTCCATCCCGTCCGGGGCCGAACACCTCGACCAGCAGCAGGCATGGGACAACTACCGCAACGTCGCGAAGGACGTGACCGCCGCGCAGTACCACGGTCCGAACTACGAGGACGGTGAGGTGTACAAGTGGCTCGAGGCGGTCGCATGGGAGGTGGGCCGCTCCGAGGACGCGACGCTGCGCGAGTGGCTGCGAGCGCGGACGGAGTTGATCGCCGCGGCCCAGGACGACGACGGCTATCTCGGAACGTTCGTCCAGTCGGGCCAGCGCGATGAGCGCTACGGACGGCTGGACTTCGATCACGAGATCTTCAACATGGGTGCGCTGATCCAGTCGGCGGTCGCACAGTACCGGGCCACCAGCCGGACCGAGTTGCTCGACGTGGCCCTGAGGGCGGCCGATCACCTGCATCGGGAGTTCGGCACCGGTCCTGGCCAACGCGAAGGGTTCTGCGGTCACCCGGTCGCCGAGCTGGCCCTGGTCGAGCTCTACCGGACCACCGGTGAGCGGCGGTACCTCGACCTGGCGCGGTACTTCGTCGAGGCGCGTGGCCGGCTGTTGCTTGCCCCGGGCAACCCGCATCGGGCCGCCTATCTGTCCGACCGCGTCCCCGTGCGGGAAACCCGGACGCCGGAAGGTCATGCCGTTCGCGCCGTCTACCTGGCCGCCGGAGCCACCGACGTCGCGATCGAGACCGGTGACGAGGACCTGTTGGCGCGGCTGGAAGCTCAGTGGGACGCGATGGTGCAGACCAAGATGTACGTGAACGGCGGACTGGGCAGCCGCTGGAGCGGCGAGTCGTTCGGCAATCCGTACGAGCTGCCGTCGGACGTCGCGTACGGCGAGACGTGCGCGGCCGTCGCCGGCGTGCAGTGGAGCTGGCGACTGTTGCTCGCTACCGGCAAAGCGAAGTATGCCGAGCTGATCGAGTGGCAGCTCTACAACGCGATCCTGCCCGCGGTGTCGCTCGACCGAACGCGCTACTTCTACGTGAACGCGCTGCAGGTCCGTGCCGACTCCGATGACGCCGACGACAGGGCGCCGAGCAATGGCCGGCAGCACTGGTTCGGGACGAGTTGCTGCCCGACGAACCTGATGCGCACCTTCGCGTCCTTGCAGCACTACGTCGCGACGGTTGCCGACTCCACCCTCCAGATTCACCAGTACGCCGCCGGTACGGTCGACGCCGGCGAGCTGAGCGTGAGTGTCGAGACGGACTACCCGTCGACCGGTCGGGTCGTGCTGACGATCCGCGAGGCACCGACAACCGAAGCAGGCTTGGCATTGCGGATCCCCAGCTGGGCGCACGGGGCGGAGCTGACGATCGGCGACGAGACGCATCCCGGTGCCGCCGGCCAGTATTTGAAGGTCAGTCGTGTCTGGCAGCCCGGGGACAGGTTGGTGCTCCTGCTGCCGATGGCGCCGCGTTTCCTGTACGGGCACCCTCGGGTCGAAGGCACCCATGGGGCTGTGGCCCTCAGCCGTGGACCGCTCTTGTACGCCGTGGAGCAGGCGGACCATTCCGAGGTGGTCGACGACCTGGTCCTGACCGGTGCCTCGCTCACCGAGGCGCCAGTGGCTGACGGGCCGCCGGCGATTGCCACGATGGGCGCCGTCCAGACGCTGCCGACGCAGCTGTACGCCGACGAGCCCGCGCCGCTGGGAGCGGTCGTGCCCATGCGAGCCGTGCCGTACTACCAGTGGGGGAATCGTGAGCTCGGCCCGATGAAGGTCTGGCTGCCGTATCGCGGTCGGAGCAGCTGA